From Vitis vinifera cultivar Pinot Noir 40024 chromosome 5, ASM3070453v1, the proteins below share one genomic window:
- the LOC100252686 gene encoding protein ENDOSPERM DEFECTIVE 1, with product MSETMVEVNAPVHQGGPTNSSTGAVPPPPRRPRVREVSSRFMSPVVSSSSSGDLHLLNGKSPISKPTEFHSRQQQQQRSTSAQRRRQNQELEPLSCADENRPEMARSLETPFVSQCKAPLMSSQRKQRVVKLFKENGGRGEQQLPDGLRSKVCDGGKPIGRSTNGVASLRPDTPIVSSSMDRIVSSRFRLMTPNSHRSSNASAMPAASAATKLLQSSGMSLSTQTSSVGGKVDGVSSQQDTCANPSSLVDDNDDKIDQKIAQNRANEPALSDSESCSSIIQGIKPISSSSPVQNCKTRSHNELRSSMPEADMLPTMSTRLLAERNCGRGNVNGAESSKFSASPFSRSLNLTPSSSDQSLFHSIKTSEKLASVLSKPHTNSMKNGSIYLPPLPPCTKPGTDARKGRKVSGHQEDVHSLKLLHNHYLQWRFANAKAEATMQAQRRETEKALYSLGVKISDLYELVKGKRIELGLLQRTNILVTILEAQMPFLDEWSILEGDYSVSLSEAIQALVNASLQLPINGNIRADIREVNEALYSATKMMEIIISNVQMFMPKAEEMDNLVSELARVTGGERTLSEECGYLLSRTHALQVEECSLRSQLIQQQRSSSSSCSETQEQ from the exons ATGAGTGAGACAATGGTAGAAGTGAATGCACCAGTGCATCAAGGCGGACCCACCAACAGCTCCACTGGGGCGGTTCCTCCGCCCCCACGCCGCCCTAGGGTTAGGGAAGTAAGCTCTAGGTTCATGTCTCCGGTGGTTTCTTCTTCATCCTCCGGTGATCTTCATCTCCTCAATGGCAAGTCTCCAATTTCAAAGCCTACAGAATTTCACTCCAGGCAGCAACAGCAGCAGCGCTCCACCTCTGCGCAGAGGCGGCGGCAGAACCAGGAATTAGAACCTTTATCTTGTGCAGATGAGAATAGGCCTGAGATGGCTCGGAGCTTGGAAACCCCATTTGTATCACAGTGTAAAGCTCCCTTGATGTCTTCACAGAGGAAGCAACGGGTGGTGAAGCTTTTCAAGGAGAATGGAGGAAGAGGGGAGCAGCAGCTTCCAGATGGCCTGCGCTCGAAAGTATGCGATGGTGGAAAGCCGATAGGAAGAAGTACTAATGGTGTTGCTTCTTTGAGGCCTGATACACCAATTGTCAGTAGTAGTATGGATAGGATTGTTTCATCAAGATTCAGGCTTATGACACCGAATTCTCACCGGTCCAGCAATGCCAGTGCCATGCCTGCAGCCAGTGCTGCTACAAAGCTGTTGCAATCAAGTGGGATGTCATTATCAACTCAAACCTCTAGTGTAGGTGGTAAGGTTGACGGGGTCTCATCCCAGCAAGACACTTGTGCAAACCCTTCTTCATTGGTTGATGACAATGATGATAAAATTGACCAAAAAATTGCCCAAAACCGTGCTAATGAACCAGCGTTGAGTGATTCAGAATCATGCAGCAGTATCATTCAAGGGATTAAACCTATTAGTTCTTCAAGTCCTGTTCAAAACTGCAAGACACGGTCTCATAATGAATTGCGCTCTTCCATGCCTGAGGCTGATATGTTGCCAACCATGTCCACTAGATTGCTTGCTGAGAGAAATTGTGGCAGGGGTAATGTCAATGGAGCTGAGTCTTCGAAATTCTCTGCTTCCCCTTTCTCCCGTTCTCTTAATTTGACGCCATCGAGTTCTGATCAGTCCTTGTTCCATTCTATCAAAACCAGTGAAAAACTAGCATCTGTTTTGTCCAAGCCTCATACAAACTCCATGAAGAATGGGAGCATTTATCTGCCTCCACTTCCTCCATGCACAAAGCCCGGGACAGATgcaagaaagggaaggaaagtTTCCGGTCATCAAGAAGATGTACATTCTCTAAAGCTGCTTCACAACCATTATCTGCAGTGGAGATTTGCCAATGCAAAAGCAGAGGCCACCATGCAAGCTCAGAGAAGAGAAACCGAG AAAGCACTCTATTCTCTTGGGGTCAAGATATCGGATCTATATGAATTGGTGAAAGGGAAACGCATTGAACTTGGCTTGTTGCAAAGAACAAATATTTTGGTCACAATTCTTGAAGCTCAA ATGCCATTTTTGGATGAATGGTCGATTTTGGAAGGGGATTACTCTGTTTCTTTATCAGAAGCAATTCAAGCCTTGGTGAATGCCTCACTTCAACTTCCAATCAATGGAAACATACGG GCTGATATAAGAGAAGTCAACGAGGCACTGTACTCAGCAACGAAGATGATGGAAATAATAATTTCCAATGTACAAATGTTTATGCCAAAG GCTGAAGAAATGGACAATTTGGTTTCAGAACTAGCAAGGGTGACTGGTGGAGAAAGAACTCTATCTGAAGAATGTGGATATCTGCTGTCTAGAACTCATGCATTGCAG GTCGAAGAATGCAGCCTAAGAAGCCAGTTGATTCAACAACAacgcagcagcagcagcagctgcAGTGAAACCCAGGAACAATGA
- the LOC100247585 gene encoding uncharacterized protein LOC100247585: MACMTMAISSQSLNFNRFFVRCCHDHVISCQNTTSISFPHRQQDLCGRLLYPCNLHQGSLRFLSKPISAVGSGSKASIIDPKDNDITIKNAKIVVESQEDDEIQLRVDVAGVDTQRVFDHVLTNLARSAPPIPGFRRQKGGKTSNVPKSFLLQILGEERVTKFVIQEIITATVSDYVMKENLNVKDKKITTTPAAEELKSLFTPGNEFRFNATLELEKSESEATSSSSSEME; encoded by the exons ATGGCGTGCATGACGATGGCAATTTCTTCACAGTCTCTCAATTTCAAC CGGTTTTTTGTTAGGTGTTGCCATGATCATGTTATCAGCTGTCAGAATACCACAAGCATCAGTTTCCCTCATAGGCAACAGGATCTATGTGGGAG GCTATTGTATCCCTGTAACCTCCACCAGGGAAGTCTCAGATTTTTGTCTAAGCCGATATCTGCGGTTGGTTCAG GTTCAAAGGCATCAATTATTGATCCAAAGGACAATGACATAACGATAAAAAATGCCAAGATAGTTGTAGAATCTCAAGAAGATGATGAGATACAA cTAAGAGTGGACGTGGCAGGGGTGGACACTCAGAGGGTGTTTGATCATGTTTTGACAAATTTAGCTCGTTCTGCACCACCAATTCCAGGTTTTCGCAGACAAAAAGGAG GAAAAACATCAAAT GTCCCAAAGAGTTTTCTTCTACAAATCCTGGGGGAAGAGCGAGTCACCAAGTTTGTCATACAAGAAATAATTACGGCCACTGTCTCTGATTATGTAATGAAG GAAAATCTGAATGTGAAGGATAAGAAGATTACAACAACACCAGCAGCTGAAGAACTCAAGTCGTTGTTTACTCCAGGAAATGAATTCAGATTCAATGCGACATTGGAGCTTGAGAAATCAGAAAGTGAAGCAACAAGTTCAAGCTCCTCTGAGATGGAATGA
- the LOC100242452 gene encoding uncharacterized protein LOC100242452 isoform X2 yields the protein MLDSLRNIEVHFHARLPKEHCYEVMACYRSSHHHIRFLWGNLNCWRSSFSRTQKIGNNSCCLQRRNLIHSPSILSRKGCCTLSNSLDSSIHEVAHTISYGNTTISSKSERKLCQGAFVDSVDHKERKMDISSSNGRVMLIDGTSIIYRAYYKLLAKLHHGYLSHADGNGDWVLTIFAALSLIVDVLDFIPSHVAVVFDHNGLNFRHTLYPSYKSNRPPTPDTIVQGLQYLKASIKAMSIKVIEVPGVEADDVIGTLSVRSVDAGYKVRVVSPDKDFFQILSPSLRLLRIAPRGFEMTSFGMEDFAKRYGNLEPSQFVDVISLVGDKSDNIPGVEGIGNVHAVQLITKFGTLENLLQCVDQVQEERIRKALISGADQAVLSKNLALLRCDLPFYMVPFTTEDLIFTKPEDNGEKFTSLLNAISAYAEGFSADPIIRRAFYLWKKLEKQ from the exons ATGCTAGACTCACTAAGGAACATTG AGGTTCATTTCCATGCTAGACTCCCTAAGGAACATTGTTATGAAGTAATGGCATGCTATAGGTCTTCACACCATCACATTCGCTTCTTATGGGGAAATCTTAATTGCTGGAGAAGTAGCTTTTCGAGGACTCAGAAAATTGGAAACAACTCATGCTGTCTCCAGAGGCGAAAtctcattcattctccatccATTCTGTCTAGAAAG GGTTGTTGTACACTATCCAATAGTTTGGATTCAAGCATACATGAAGTTGCTCATACAATATCTTATGGCAATACGACAATTTCTTccaaaagtgaaagaaaactATGCCAAGGTGCATTTGTTGATTCTGTCGAtcataaagagagaaaaatggatATTAGTTCTTCAAACGGTAGAGTAATGCTAATTGATGGCACATCAATCATCTATAGAGCATATTACAAGCTTCTCG CAAAGTTGCACCATGGTTATCTATCACATGCTGATGGCAATGGAGACtgggttttaaccatttttgcgGCTCTATCTCTT ATTGTTGATGTTCTGGATTTTATCCCTTCACATGTAGCG GTGGTATTTGATCATAATG GTCTGAATTTTCGTCACACTCTGTACCCCTCATACAAGAGCAACCGTCCACCTACACCTGATACAATTGTCCAGGGACTTCAATACTTGAAAGCTTCCATCAAGGCTATGTCTATAAAAGTGATTGAG GTACCGGGTGTTGAAGCAGATGATGTAATTGGAACTTTGTCTGTAAGGAGTGTTGATGCTGGATACAAG GTAAGAGTTGTCTCCCCAGATAAAGATTTTTTTCAGATTCTATCTCCTTCACTACGTCTTCTACGAATTGCTCCTCGTGGATTTGA GATGACCTCATTTGGAATGGAGGATTTTGCTAAGAGATATGGAAATCTGGAGCCTTCTCAGTTTGTAGATGTAATCTCACTTGTTGGTGACAAAAGCGATAATATTCCAG GTGTTGAAGGAATTGGAAATGTTCATGCTGTGCAATTGATCactaaatttg GTACATTGGAGAATTTGTTGCAATGTGTTGATCAAGTTCAAGAGGAACGTATCAGAAAG GCCTTGATATCAGGTGCTGATCAGGCTGTTCTAAGCAAGAACCTG GCATTGCTTCGGTGTGATCTTCCATTCTACATGGTTCCATTCACCACTGAAGATCTCATATTTACAAAACCAGAG GACAATGGGGAAAAATTCACGAGCCTCTTGAATGCCATCAGCGCTTATGCAGAGGGGTTTTCTGCAGATCCGATTATCCGAAGAGCTTTTTATTTGTGGAAGAAGCTTGAAAAACAGTGA
- the LOC100242452 gene encoding uncharacterized protein LOC100242452 isoform X1, which translates to MLDSLRNIEVHFHARLPKEHCYEVMACYRSSHHHIRFLWGNLNCWRSSFSRTQKIGNNSCCLQRRNLIHSPSILSRKGCCTLSNSLDSSIHEVAHTISYGNTTISSKSERKLCQGAFVDSVDHKERKMDISSSNGRVMLIDGTSIIYRAYYKLLAKLHHGYLSHADGNGDWVLTIFAALSLIVDVLDFIPSHVAVVFDHNGIPFGHTSISSKESIMAKGLNFRHTLYPSYKSNRPPTPDTIVQGLQYLKASIKAMSIKVIEVPGVEADDVIGTLSVRSVDAGYKVRVVSPDKDFFQILSPSLRLLRIAPRGFEMTSFGMEDFAKRYGNLEPSQFVDVISLVGDKSDNIPGVEGIGNVHAVQLITKFGTLENLLQCVDQVQEERIRKALISGADQAVLSKNLALLRCDLPFYMVPFTTEDLIFTKPEDNGEKFTSLLNAISAYAEGFSADPIIRRAFYLWKKLEKQ; encoded by the exons ATGCTAGACTCACTAAGGAACATTG AGGTTCATTTCCATGCTAGACTCCCTAAGGAACATTGTTATGAAGTAATGGCATGCTATAGGTCTTCACACCATCACATTCGCTTCTTATGGGGAAATCTTAATTGCTGGAGAAGTAGCTTTTCGAGGACTCAGAAAATTGGAAACAACTCATGCTGTCTCCAGAGGCGAAAtctcattcattctccatccATTCTGTCTAGAAAG GGTTGTTGTACACTATCCAATAGTTTGGATTCAAGCATACATGAAGTTGCTCATACAATATCTTATGGCAATACGACAATTTCTTccaaaagtgaaagaaaactATGCCAAGGTGCATTTGTTGATTCTGTCGAtcataaagagagaaaaatggatATTAGTTCTTCAAACGGTAGAGTAATGCTAATTGATGGCACATCAATCATCTATAGAGCATATTACAAGCTTCTCG CAAAGTTGCACCATGGTTATCTATCACATGCTGATGGCAATGGAGACtgggttttaaccatttttgcgGCTCTATCTCTT ATTGTTGATGTTCTGGATTTTATCCCTTCACATGTAGCG GTGGTATTTGATCATAATG GAATTCCGTTTGGTCACACTTCTATTTCATCCAAAGAAAGTATTATGGCGAAAG GTCTGAATTTTCGTCACACTCTGTACCCCTCATACAAGAGCAACCGTCCACCTACACCTGATACAATTGTCCAGGGACTTCAATACTTGAAAGCTTCCATCAAGGCTATGTCTATAAAAGTGATTGAG GTACCGGGTGTTGAAGCAGATGATGTAATTGGAACTTTGTCTGTAAGGAGTGTTGATGCTGGATACAAG GTAAGAGTTGTCTCCCCAGATAAAGATTTTTTTCAGATTCTATCTCCTTCACTACGTCTTCTACGAATTGCTCCTCGTGGATTTGA GATGACCTCATTTGGAATGGAGGATTTTGCTAAGAGATATGGAAATCTGGAGCCTTCTCAGTTTGTAGATGTAATCTCACTTGTTGGTGACAAAAGCGATAATATTCCAG GTGTTGAAGGAATTGGAAATGTTCATGCTGTGCAATTGATCactaaatttg GTACATTGGAGAATTTGTTGCAATGTGTTGATCAAGTTCAAGAGGAACGTATCAGAAAG GCCTTGATATCAGGTGCTGATCAGGCTGTTCTAAGCAAGAACCTG GCATTGCTTCGGTGTGATCTTCCATTCTACATGGTTCCATTCACCACTGAAGATCTCATATTTACAAAACCAGAG GACAATGGGGAAAAATTCACGAGCCTCTTGAATGCCATCAGCGCTTATGCAGAGGGGTTTTCTGCAGATCCGATTATCCGAAGAGCTTTTTATTTGTGGAAGAAGCTTGAAAAACAGTGA
- the LOC100242452 gene encoding uncharacterized protein LOC100242452 isoform X4, whose amino-acid sequence MACYRSSHHHIRFLWGNLNCWRSSFSRTQKIGNNSCCLQRRNLIHSPSILSRKGCCTLSNSLDSSIHEVAHTISYGNTTISSKSERKLCQGAFVDSVDHKERKMDISSSNGRVMLIDGTSIIYRAYYKLLAKLHHGYLSHADGNGDWVLTIFAALSLIVDVLDFIPSHVAVVFDHNGLNFRHTLYPSYKSNRPPTPDTIVQGLQYLKASIKAMSIKVIEVPGVEADDVIGTLSVRSVDAGYKVRVVSPDKDFFQILSPSLRLLRIAPRGFEMTSFGMEDFAKRYGNLEPSQFVDVISLVGDKSDNIPGVEGIGNVHAVQLITKFGTLENLLQCVDQVQEERIRKALISGADQAVLSKNLALLRCDLPFYMVPFTTEDLIFTKPEDNGEKFTSLLNAISAYAEGFSADPIIRRAFYLWKKLEKQ is encoded by the exons ATGGCATGCTATAGGTCTTCACACCATCACATTCGCTTCTTATGGGGAAATCTTAATTGCTGGAGAAGTAGCTTTTCGAGGACTCAGAAAATTGGAAACAACTCATGCTGTCTCCAGAGGCGAAAtctcattcattctccatccATTCTGTCTAGAAAG GGTTGTTGTACACTATCCAATAGTTTGGATTCAAGCATACATGAAGTTGCTCATACAATATCTTATGGCAATACGACAATTTCTTccaaaagtgaaagaaaactATGCCAAGGTGCATTTGTTGATTCTGTCGAtcataaagagagaaaaatggatATTAGTTCTTCAAACGGTAGAGTAATGCTAATTGATGGCACATCAATCATCTATAGAGCATATTACAAGCTTCTCG CAAAGTTGCACCATGGTTATCTATCACATGCTGATGGCAATGGAGACtgggttttaaccatttttgcgGCTCTATCTCTT ATTGTTGATGTTCTGGATTTTATCCCTTCACATGTAGCG GTGGTATTTGATCATAATG GTCTGAATTTTCGTCACACTCTGTACCCCTCATACAAGAGCAACCGTCCACCTACACCTGATACAATTGTCCAGGGACTTCAATACTTGAAAGCTTCCATCAAGGCTATGTCTATAAAAGTGATTGAG GTACCGGGTGTTGAAGCAGATGATGTAATTGGAACTTTGTCTGTAAGGAGTGTTGATGCTGGATACAAG GTAAGAGTTGTCTCCCCAGATAAAGATTTTTTTCAGATTCTATCTCCTTCACTACGTCTTCTACGAATTGCTCCTCGTGGATTTGA GATGACCTCATTTGGAATGGAGGATTTTGCTAAGAGATATGGAAATCTGGAGCCTTCTCAGTTTGTAGATGTAATCTCACTTGTTGGTGACAAAAGCGATAATATTCCAG GTGTTGAAGGAATTGGAAATGTTCATGCTGTGCAATTGATCactaaatttg GTACATTGGAGAATTTGTTGCAATGTGTTGATCAAGTTCAAGAGGAACGTATCAGAAAG GCCTTGATATCAGGTGCTGATCAGGCTGTTCTAAGCAAGAACCTG GCATTGCTTCGGTGTGATCTTCCATTCTACATGGTTCCATTCACCACTGAAGATCTCATATTTACAAAACCAGAG GACAATGGGGAAAAATTCACGAGCCTCTTGAATGCCATCAGCGCTTATGCAGAGGGGTTTTCTGCAGATCCGATTATCCGAAGAGCTTTTTATTTGTGGAAGAAGCTTGAAAAACAGTGA
- the LOC100242452 gene encoding uncharacterized protein LOC100242452 isoform X3: protein MACYRSSHHHIRFLWGNLNCWRSSFSRTQKIGNNSCCLQRRNLIHSPSILSRKGCCTLSNSLDSSIHEVAHTISYGNTTISSKSERKLCQGAFVDSVDHKERKMDISSSNGRVMLIDGTSIIYRAYYKLLAKLHHGYLSHADGNGDWVLTIFAALSLIVDVLDFIPSHVAVVFDHNGIPFGHTSISSKESIMAKGLNFRHTLYPSYKSNRPPTPDTIVQGLQYLKASIKAMSIKVIEVPGVEADDVIGTLSVRSVDAGYKVRVVSPDKDFFQILSPSLRLLRIAPRGFEMTSFGMEDFAKRYGNLEPSQFVDVISLVGDKSDNIPGVEGIGNVHAVQLITKFGTLENLLQCVDQVQEERIRKALISGADQAVLSKNLALLRCDLPFYMVPFTTEDLIFTKPEDNGEKFTSLLNAISAYAEGFSADPIIRRAFYLWKKLEKQ, encoded by the exons ATGGCATGCTATAGGTCTTCACACCATCACATTCGCTTCTTATGGGGAAATCTTAATTGCTGGAGAAGTAGCTTTTCGAGGACTCAGAAAATTGGAAACAACTCATGCTGTCTCCAGAGGCGAAAtctcattcattctccatccATTCTGTCTAGAAAG GGTTGTTGTACACTATCCAATAGTTTGGATTCAAGCATACATGAAGTTGCTCATACAATATCTTATGGCAATACGACAATTTCTTccaaaagtgaaagaaaactATGCCAAGGTGCATTTGTTGATTCTGTCGAtcataaagagagaaaaatggatATTAGTTCTTCAAACGGTAGAGTAATGCTAATTGATGGCACATCAATCATCTATAGAGCATATTACAAGCTTCTCG CAAAGTTGCACCATGGTTATCTATCACATGCTGATGGCAATGGAGACtgggttttaaccatttttgcgGCTCTATCTCTT ATTGTTGATGTTCTGGATTTTATCCCTTCACATGTAGCG GTGGTATTTGATCATAATG GAATTCCGTTTGGTCACACTTCTATTTCATCCAAAGAAAGTATTATGGCGAAAG GTCTGAATTTTCGTCACACTCTGTACCCCTCATACAAGAGCAACCGTCCACCTACACCTGATACAATTGTCCAGGGACTTCAATACTTGAAAGCTTCCATCAAGGCTATGTCTATAAAAGTGATTGAG GTACCGGGTGTTGAAGCAGATGATGTAATTGGAACTTTGTCTGTAAGGAGTGTTGATGCTGGATACAAG GTAAGAGTTGTCTCCCCAGATAAAGATTTTTTTCAGATTCTATCTCCTTCACTACGTCTTCTACGAATTGCTCCTCGTGGATTTGA GATGACCTCATTTGGAATGGAGGATTTTGCTAAGAGATATGGAAATCTGGAGCCTTCTCAGTTTGTAGATGTAATCTCACTTGTTGGTGACAAAAGCGATAATATTCCAG GTGTTGAAGGAATTGGAAATGTTCATGCTGTGCAATTGATCactaaatttg GTACATTGGAGAATTTGTTGCAATGTGTTGATCAAGTTCAAGAGGAACGTATCAGAAAG GCCTTGATATCAGGTGCTGATCAGGCTGTTCTAAGCAAGAACCTG GCATTGCTTCGGTGTGATCTTCCATTCTACATGGTTCCATTCACCACTGAAGATCTCATATTTACAAAACCAGAG GACAATGGGGAAAAATTCACGAGCCTCTTGAATGCCATCAGCGCTTATGCAGAGGGGTTTTCTGCAGATCCGATTATCCGAAGAGCTTTTTATTTGTGGAAGAAGCTTGAAAAACAGTGA